The sequence ACCTGAGGAATGCCGCGGTGCCGCCGTGATCCTCGGCACCAGCCGGGGCAACGCCGCCGGTTGGCTCGCTCCATGGCCAGGCCGCCGCCCGTTCAAGCTGATGGCGGCCAGCAACACCATCCACAGCGAGCCCGCCGCCGCGATCACCATCGAACTCGGCATCCACGGCCCCTACCACGTGCTCGCCAGCGGCTGCTCCGCCGGCCTGGACGCGCTGGGCATCGCCACCCTGATGGTGCAGTCCGGAGTCGTCCCGCGCGCCCTGGCGGTCGCCGTGGACCTCCCCTTGGTCCCTCTTCTGCTCGATAGCTACGCGTCCTCCGGCCTCCTGGCCTCCGCCGCACAGGCCGATCCCTATCACCCCACCACCGCAGGCTTCATTCCCGGGGAAGGCGCAGCCGCCATTGCCATCGAGCCCCCGGTTTCCGGAACACCTCGCATTCTCGGCTACACCGCGAACTCCGACGCCTGCGACCCCATCGGCATCCCGAAGGACGGCGGTGGCAGCTGCGATCTCCTCATCGCCGCCATCGAGCGCCACGGACGCCCCGCGGCCGTCTGCCCCCACGCCACCGGCACGCCGGTCCACGCCATCGCCGAACCTGCCGCCTTGATACGTGCCTTCGGAAGCACTCATCTTCCGACCTTGCATTTCCTGAAGCCATTCACCGGCCACACCATCGGTGCCAGCGGTCTCCTGGAAACCGCCATCTTGGCCGCTTTCCTGCGGCTGGGACACCTCCCTCCCAACCCGCTGGACCTCGCCACGCCCCCCGGTTTCCTCGCGCCAGATGCCAGGCTGGACGCCGCCGGACCTGTCTTCAAGATCTCCCATAGCATGGGCGGCCACAACGCCCTCCTCGTCCTTTCCCCACCATGAGCACCGATCTCCGACTCGAAGTTTCCGTCGACGACCAACAACTCCGTGTCTTCCGGGACACCGAACTCGTCCGGACCTATGTCATCTCGACCGCCACCAAGGGTGTGGGCTTCCAGCCCGGCAGTTATCGCACCCCGACCGGCAACTTCCGCATCGCCGACAAGATCGGCGCCGATGCCCCCGCCGGCACCATCTTCAAGGCCCGCGAGCCCCAGGGCGTCTGGACGCCGGACAGCCCGCCGACCTGCGATGATCTCATCCTCACCCGCATCCTGCGCCTCTCCGGCCAGGATCCGGAAAACGCGAACACCTACGACCGCTACGTCTACATCCACGGCACCAACCGCGAGGACCTCCTCGGCCAGCCCAACAGCCACGGCTGCATCCGCATGAGCAATGCCGACGTGATTGAACTCTTCGACCTCGTGGCAAGCGGCACCCCGCTCGTCATCCACCCGCCGACCGCCAGCCGCGGCAAGTTGTTCTTCTTCGATTGCGACTCCACCCTCTCCACCATCGAGGGTATCGACGAACTCGCACGCGTCCGCGGCGAGAAGGTTTTCCAAGACGTGGTGGCCCTCACCGACGCCGCCATGAACGGCGAAATCCCGCTCGGGGAGGTCTTCCCGCGCCGCATGGAAATCATCCGCCCGGACCGCGCCGACTGCGAGGCGGTGGCCCGCCTTTATATCGAAACCGTAACTCCCGGGACACGCAAGTTGGTAGAAAACCTCAAGTCCGACGGCTGGACCCTGGTGATCCTCTCCGGTGGTTTTGCGCCATTGATCGAGCCTTTGGCCCGGGAATTGGGCATCGAACACGTTGAGGCCGTGCCGCTCCACCTCGATGCCGAAGGCCGCTACGCGGGATACGGCAGTGATTATCCAACGACACGGAACGGCGGCAAGAACGAGATTATCCGTGAATGGAAGGCCGCGCTCCTTCCTAACAAAATCGTCATGATGGGCGACGGTGTGTCCGATTTGGAGACCAAACCGGATGTGGATCTTTTCGTCGGATTCGGCGGCGTGGCCCGTAGACCATTGGTTATGAATGGCGCTGACGTTTGGGTGGAAAAAATGGCCGATTTTGGGACTGATAGAATCTGACGTAAGGGTTTCAATTTCGCTCGTAATTTCACTGATAACATTTTCAAGGAAAAAACGAGATTTGACTTGTCATACAGCCCCGCGAGGTGTGTGCTCGAAGGGTCATGAGCACCAACACCAACGTCAACGCTGCCAAAGGCAAGCGTTACACCGACAAGGAGAAGAGCGAGATCCTCGCGTTCGTCGACAAGGTCAACGCCGAGAAGGGCCGCGGCGGCCAGAGCGCTGCCGCCAAGAAGTATAAAATCTCCCAGCTGACGATCTCGAGCTGGATCAAGTCCGGCGGCGGTTCCGCCCCGGTTGCCAAGGGCAACGGCGCTACCAAGGGCGGCATCAGCTCGAAGCTCGCCAAGCTCGCCTCCCTCGCCGCTCAGATCGAGAAGGCCGAGAAGGAACTCGGCAAGCTCCAGTCGCAATTCGAGGCGCTCAAGAAGTCCCTCTAACACGCGAAATCCCCCCTGATTTCAAGATTCGAAGCCGCCTTCCCTCCCGGGTTGGCGGCTTTGCTTTTCCCTTATCCCGGACCTGCGGCGGCTTGGTTCTCCCGGGCTCACTGATATCCCTCGGGTCATCACTCCACCTTGTCCCTGGCATGGGCATCTTCCACATCCAG comes from Luteolibacter sp. LG18 and encodes:
- a CDS encoding HAD-IB family phosphatase; the protein is MSTDLRLEVSVDDQQLRVFRDTELVRTYVISTATKGVGFQPGSYRTPTGNFRIADKIGADAPAGTIFKAREPQGVWTPDSPPTCDDLILTRILRLSGQDPENANTYDRYVYIHGTNREDLLGQPNSHGCIRMSNADVIELFDLVASGTPLVIHPPTASRGKLFFFDCDSTLSTIEGIDELARVRGEKVFQDVVALTDAAMNGEIPLGEVFPRRMEIIRPDRADCEAVARLYIETVTPGTRKLVENLKSDGWTLVILSGGFAPLIEPLARELGIEHVEAVPLHLDAEGRYAGYGSDYPTTRNGGKNEIIREWKAALLPNKIVMMGDGVSDLETKPDVDLFVGFGGVARRPLVMNGADVWVEKMADFGTDRI
- a CDS encoding beta-ketoacyl synthase N-terminal-like domain-containing protein, yielding MPPSGYAGRIERPLSITGLGMLSTLGTSPADHVDAISRKGPAFRPLAHLLGNDSPHAATPAGWIEPRELLTHRKWSPASMAALHAARQAVADAGWTPEECRGAAVILGTSRGNAAGWLAPWPGRRPFKLMAASNTIHSEPAAAITIELGIHGPYHVLASGCSAGLDALGIATLMVQSGVVPRALAVAVDLPLVPLLLDSYASSGLLASAAQADPYHPTTAGFIPGEGAAAIAIEPPVSGTPRILGYTANSDACDPIGIPKDGGGSCDLLIAAIERHGRPAAVCPHATGTPVHAIAEPAALIRAFGSTHLPTLHFLKPFTGHTIGASGLLETAILAAFLRLGHLPPNPLDLATPPGFLAPDARLDAAGPVFKISHSMGGHNALLVLSPP